In Paralichthys olivaceus isolate ysfri-2021 chromosome 1, ASM2471397v2, whole genome shotgun sequence, the following are encoded in one genomic region:
- the lrrc4cb gene encoding leucine-rich repeat-containing protein 4C — translation MLNTMISSLQRQTMRGRRLKGALSNPLFVLLLALQILVVAGLVRAQTCPSVCSCSNQFSKVICTRRGLRDVPDGISTNTRYLNLQDNLIQVIKVDSFKHLRHLEILQLSKNHIRSIEIGAFNGLASLNTLELFDNRLTTIPNGAFEYLSKLKELWLRNNPIESIPSYAFNRVPSLRRLDLGELKRLSYISDGAFKDLSNLRYLNLGMCNLKEIPNILPLIRLEELEMSGNQLSVVKPSSFTGLVNLQKLWMMHAQIQTIERNSFDDLQSMVELNLAHNNLTFLPHDLFTPLHRLERVHLHHNPWNCNCDILWLSWWLKETVPANTSCCARCHSPSAFKGRYIGELDHSYFQCDVPVIVEPPSDLNVTEGMAAELKCRTSSLTSISWLTPNGSLVTHGAYKVRLSVLNDGTLNFTSVTMQDTGTYTCMVSNTAGNISASAVLNVTSVENSGVTYFTTVTVETIETPGDDSQTPFGWVSSSTTKGTPVSTRTTERTYTIPVLDPDGEGALNGLDEVMKTTKIIIGCFVAITLMAAVLLVIFYKMRKQHNQQDPDGPASSMEVITVEEELAGVAAMERHLSLPPLEHYNHYNTYKSTYHHPSMLSTIHSSATQEPLLIQACSKDNVQETQI, via the coding sequence ATGCTGAACACAATGATCTCCTCCCTCCAGCGCCAGACAATGAGAGGTCGTAGGCTGAAGGGGGCGCTGTCCAACCCCCTCTTTGTGCTGCTTTTAGCCCTTCAGATCCTGGTGGTGGCTGGGCTGGTTCGCGCTCAGacctgtccgtctgtctgctcATGCAGTAACCAGTTCAGCAAAGTCATATGCACCCGCCGAGGTCTACGGGATGTCCCAGATGGCATTTCCACCAACACTCGCTACCTGAACCTCCAGGACAACCTCATCCAGGTCATCAAGGTGGACAGTTTTAAACATCTGCGCCATCTGGAGATCCTGCAGCTGAGCAAGAACCACATTCGCAGCATTGAAATTGGTGCCTTCAATGGGTTAGCCAGTCTCAACACTTTGGAGCTCTTTGATAATCGGCTCACGACAATCCCCAATGGAGCATTCGAGTACTTGTCCAAGCTGAAGGAGTTGTGGCTCCGGAACAACCCCATTGAAAGTATACCATCATATGCCTTCAATCGAGTCCCCTCACTTCGAAGGCTAGATCTGGGTGAGCTCAAACGTCTCTCCTACATTTCTGACGGAGCTTTCAAGGACTTAAGCAACCTGCGCTACCTGAACCTGGGAATGTGCAACCTCAAAGAGATTCCCAACATTTTACCGTTGATCAGGCTTGAAGAACTTGAAATGTCAGGAAACCAGCTCTCTGTTGTCAAGCCCAGCTCATTTACCGGATTAGTGAACCTCCAGAAGCTGTGGATGATGCATGCCCAAATCCAAACTATCGAGAGGAATTCATTTGATGACCTGCAGTCAATGGTGGAGCTCAACCTGGCTCACAACAACCTCACCTTTCTACCACATGACCTCTTCACGCCACTGCATCGCCTGGAGCGGGTCCACCTCCATCACAACCCTTGGAACTGCAACTGTGATATCTTGTGGCTCAGCTGGTGGCTGAAGGAAACTGTACCTGCCAACACCAGCTGCTGTGCACGTTGCCATTCTCCGTCAGCTTTTAAAGGTCGCTACATTGGGGAACTGGACCACAGCTACTTCCAGTGTGATGTTCCTGTCATTGTGGAGCCACCCAGTGACTTGAATGTGACAGAGGGCATGGCTGCAGAGCTTAAATGTCGTACAAGCTCGTTGACATCCATCAGCTGGCTTACACCAAATGGCTCATTGGTGACACATGGGGCTTACAAGGTGCGTTTGTCTGTACTCAATGACGGGACACTGAACTTTACTAGCGTCACAATGCAGGACACTGGGACATACACCTGTATGGTTAGTAACACAGCAGGCAACATTTCCGCCTCTGCTGTCCTTAATGTTACGTCCGTGGAAAACAGTGGTGTGACCTATTTCACCACAGTCACCGTGGAGACCATTGAGACTCCAGGGGACGATAGCCAAACGCCGTTCGGCTGGGTGTCGTCCTCAACAACTAAAGGTACTCCTGTGTCAACGAGGACCACAGAGCGGACTTACACCATTCCAGTTCTTGATCCGGATGGAGAGGGAGCCCTCAACGGCCTGGACGAAGTGATGAAAACCACCAAGATTATCATTGGCTGCTTCGTGGCCATCACGCTCATGGCCGCCGTTCTGCTGGTTATTTTCTACAAGATGAGGAAACAGCATAACCAGCAGGATCCCGATGGCCCTGCCTCTTCTATGGAGGTCATTACTGTTGAAGAAGAGCTTGCAGGTGTTGCTGCCATGGAGAGACACCTATCGTTGCCCCCTCTGGAGCActacaaccactacaacacctaCAAGAGCACTTACCACCACCCGTCCATGCTCAGCACCATACACAGCTCTGCCACACAGGAACCTTTACTGATTCAAGCCTGCTCAAAAGACAATGTACAAGAGACCCAGATCTGA